One part of the Eleginops maclovinus isolate JMC-PN-2008 ecotype Puerto Natales chromosome 14, JC_Emac_rtc_rv5, whole genome shotgun sequence genome encodes these proteins:
- the LOC134875937 gene encoding equilibrative nucleoside transporter 2-like: MKERTDAPQDRGCLVGICFFILGLGTLLPWNFFMTASLYFQARLNTTEFSNSTTVVRTEYYFNNWMTLLSQLPLLLFTLLNSFLYQRISGAVRIAGSLVFILLLFILTAVLVKVPMEEDRFFSVTMATIWFINSFGAVLQGSLFGLVGLLPQKYSTVFMSGQGLAGTFAAIAMLLAIASNADSETAALGYFITPCVGTLVTLGSYVLLPRLEFAQHYLNKSVKYEAGAMDELLKESGPVENGKLNGHANGTATSSSPKVGAELEGDPGTDGPKHAFVSLEQEEKGQAKASVKEVFKKIWVMAFCVTFVFTVTLSVFPAVTADVRTSFPGKWERFFISVCCFLIFNLNDWIGRTVTTFICWPGKESRLFPLLVVSRVVFIPLLMLCNVQNRSFLPVFFSHDAAFAIIMALFSLSSGYFVCLSMSYAPQLVDPKDGETAGALMTFFLALGLSIGASLSFPLRALV, translated from the exons ATGAAGGAACGGACAGATGCTCCTCAGGACCG GGGCTGCCTGGTGGGGATCTGTTTCTTCATTCTGGGCCTGGGAACGCTGCTACCATGGAACTTCTTCATGACTGCCTCTTTG TATTTCCAGGCTCGCCTCAACACCACAGAATTTAGCAACAGCACCACGGTGGTCCGCACAGAGTACTACTTCAACAACTGGATGACCCTGCTGTCCCAGCTGCCCCTGCTGCTGTTCACCCTGCTCAACTCCTTCCTGTACCAGAG GATATCAGGGGCCGTGCGCATCGCAGGCAGCCTGGTTTTCATCCTGCTGCTCTTCATCCTCACAGCAGTGCTGGTCAAAGTGCCCATGGAGGAAGACCGCTTCTTCTCCGTCACCATGGCTACTATCTGGTTCATCAACT CCTTCGGGGCCGTGCTGCAGGGCAGTTTGTTTGGCTTGGTGGGGCTCCTGCCGCAGAAGTACAGCACGGTGTTCATGAGTGGCCAGGGCCTCGCCGGGACCTTCGCTGCCATCGCCATGCTGCTCGCCATCGCCA GCAATGCCGACTCTGAGACCGCAGCGCTGGGTTACTTCATCACGCCATGTGTCGGGACGCTGGTCACGCTGGGAAGCTACGTCCTGCTGCCCCGCCTG GAGTTTGCCCAGCATTATCTGAACAAAAGCGTAAAGTATGAGGCAGGCGCCATGGACGAGTTGCTGAAAG agagcGGCCCAGTGGAGAACGGCAAGCTGAACGGCCATGCTAACGGCACAGCGACCAGCAGCAGCCCCAAGGTAGGGGCTGAGCTGGAGGGAGACCCCGGGACAGACGGGCCCAAGCACGCCTTCGTGTcgctggagcaggaggagaaggggcAGGCTAAAGCCTCCGTCAAAGAAGTCTTTAAAAAG ATCTGGGTGATGGCCTTCTGCGTGACCTTCGTGTTCACAGtcactctgtctgtcttccCCGCTGTCACCGCGGATGTCAGGACCTCCTTCCCAGGGAAATGGG AGCGCTTCTTCATCTCAGTGTGCTGCTTCTTGATTTTCAACCTCAACGACTGGATCGGTCGGACCGTCACCACCTTCATTTGTTGG CCTGGTAAGGAGTCTCGCCTGTTCCCGCTGCTCGTCGTCTCCAGGGTGGTGTTCATCCCGCTGCTGATGCTCTGTAACGTCCAGAATCGCTCCTTCCTGCCCGTCTTCTTCAGCCACGACGCTGCTTTCGCCATCATCATGGCGCTCTTCTCTCTGTCCAGCGGGTACTTCGTCTGCCTGTCCATGTCCTACGCTCCGCA GTTGGTGGATCCGAAGGACGGAGAGACTGCCGGAGCCCTGATGACCTTCTTCTTGGCCCTCGGGCTGTCCATAGGAGCCTCCCTGTCCTTCCCCCTACGAGCTCTGGTGTag